One window of the Triticum dicoccoides isolate Atlit2015 ecotype Zavitan chromosome 3B, WEW_v2.0, whole genome shotgun sequence genome contains the following:
- the LOC119281872 gene encoding protein ORGAN SIZE RELATED 1-like has product MERRAARRSSAHHSRMQMPPAPVGQKQHQQTQTQRRGGSKSCQRTPPPPGCFTIQLLMVFLWVAASLAFLPLLLPPLPPPPLSLLLLPVCLLAVLAALAFVPLDAHSNVVGGGSSCL; this is encoded by the coding sequence ATGGAGAGGAGAGCGGCGAGGAGAAGCTCCGCCCACCACAGCCGAATGCAGATGCCGCCGGCGCCGGTGGGGCAGAAGCAGCACCAGCAGACGCAGACGCAGCGCCGCGGGGGGTCGAAGAGCTGCCagagaacgccgccgccgccgggctgcTTCACCATCCAGCTGCTCATGGTGTTCCTCTGGGTGGCCGCGTCGCTCGCCTTCCTGCCGCTCCTGCTGCCGCCGCTACCCCCGCCGCCGctctcgctgctgctgctgcccgtGTGCCTGCTCGCCGTcctcgccgcgctggccttcgtccCGCTCGACGCCCACAGCAACGTCGTCGGCGGCGGCTCGTCTTGTTTGTAG